Proteins encoded in a region of the Bacteroidales bacterium WCE2004 genome:
- a CDS encoding neurotransmitter:Na+ symporter, NSS family has protein sequence MVSRNREKFGGRLAVILAMAGSAIGLGNIWRFPYMAGEHGGAAFVIVYILATLFISLPVFLAEVMIGRRSHTNARDAFARLSRHHPFWRTAGYLTILIPTLIACYYSVIGGWSLDYFIKSCSLSFVHTAPEEVSGLFGSFVSSAWTPVLMHLLFLAVTVGVVAGGVKSGIEKFSKVSLPILFVLIVVILVYSVSLPGAGAGVRYLLHPDWSELTPRTFAYAMGQSFYSLSLGMGAIITYGSYVSKKENVLVTSTGTALSDLLFAILAGFAIMPAVFAAGIEPGAGPGLIFQSVPYVFAQMGETLPVLSSAMAILFFLTVIVAAMTSCISLVEVGVSFLMERAGMKRGRACALLFLICGGFGVLCSLSFGPLRDVQIAGMSIFDLFDWVCSNILLLVMALLAVLFAGWILPRRVVHDEFTNGGTLPVNDRIFPVVYFLLRWVAPVAVVIIFFTNFML, from the coding sequence ATGGTATCTCGAAACAGGGAAAAGTTCGGCGGCCGCCTGGCCGTGATCCTGGCGATGGCGGGTTCCGCCATCGGGCTGGGCAATATCTGGCGGTTCCCGTACATGGCGGGCGAGCACGGCGGCGCCGCGTTCGTCATCGTCTACATCCTCGCCACCCTGTTCATCTCCCTGCCCGTTTTTCTGGCCGAAGTGATGATCGGCCGGCGCAGCCACACCAACGCCCGGGACGCCTTCGCGCGCCTGTCGCGCCACCATCCCTTCTGGCGGACCGCCGGCTACCTGACCATCCTCATCCCGACCCTGATCGCCTGCTACTACAGCGTCATCGGCGGCTGGTCGCTGGACTATTTCATCAAATCCTGCTCGCTCTCGTTCGTGCACACGGCGCCGGAGGAGGTTAGCGGCCTGTTCGGCAGCTTCGTCTCGTCGGCCTGGACGCCTGTGCTGATGCACCTGCTCTTCCTCGCCGTCACGGTGGGCGTGGTGGCCGGCGGCGTCAAGTCCGGCATCGAGAAATTCAGCAAGGTCTCCCTGCCCATCCTCTTCGTGCTGATCGTCGTGATCCTGGTCTATTCGGTGTCGCTGCCCGGCGCCGGAGCGGGCGTGCGCTACCTGCTGCACCCCGACTGGAGCGAGCTCACGCCGCGGACCTTCGCGTATGCGATGGGACAGAGTTTCTACTCCCTTTCGCTGGGCATGGGAGCCATCATCACCTATGGTTCCTACGTCAGCAAGAAGGAGAACGTCCTTGTTACAAGCACGGGCACAGCGTTGTCTGACCTGCTTTTTGCTATTTTAGCAGGTTTTGCCATAATGCCTGCGGTCTTCGCCGCCGGCATCGAGCCGGGCGCCGGTCCGGGACTGATCTTCCAGAGCGTCCCGTACGTCTTCGCCCAGATGGGAGAGACGCTGCCGGTGCTTAGTTCCGCGATGGCGATCCTCTTCTTCCTGACCGTGATCGTGGCGGCCATGACGTCCTGCATCTCGCTTGTCGAGGTGGGCGTGTCGTTCCTGATGGAGCGCGCCGGGATGAAGCGCGGCCGCGCCTGCGCGCTGCTCTTCCTGATCTGCGGCGGCTTCGGGGTGCTGTGCTCCCTGTCGTTCGGCCCGCTCCGGGACGTGCAGATTGCCGGGATGAGCATCTTCGACCTCTTCGACTGGGTCTGCTCCAACATCCTGCTGCTCGTGATGGCGCTGCTCGCGGTACTCTTCGCCGGCTGGATCCTGCCCCGGCGCGTCGTCCACGACGAGTTCACCAACGGCGGCACGCTGCCGGTCAACGACCGGATCTTCCCGGTGGTCTATTTCCTGCTGCGGTGGGTGG
- a CDS encoding dihydrofolate reductase, producing MMEKNLIVAVADNGAIGRGGQMPWHLKADLQYFKRITLGCPVIMGRTTFESIGRPLPGRTNIVLTRRQTPIEGVTCVPTMEAAYAAAEPAPRVFVIGGASVYREVIDTMDRLFITHIHATIPDADAYFPEINSDIWVVEARSGVLQDAESGLAYEFVTYVRR from the coding sequence ATGATGGAGAAGAACCTCATCGTGGCGGTGGCGGACAACGGCGCCATCGGCCGGGGCGGCCAGATGCCCTGGCACCTCAAGGCGGACCTGCAGTACTTCAAGCGGATCACGCTCGGGTGCCCCGTGATCATGGGCCGCACCACGTTCGAGTCGATCGGCCGGCCGCTGCCCGGCCGCACCAACATCGTGCTGACGCGCAGGCAGACCCCCATCGAGGGGGTCACCTGCGTGCCCACGATGGAGGCGGCCTACGCCGCCGCGGAGCCCGCGCCGCGGGTGTTCGTGATCGGCGGCGCCTCGGTCTACAGGGAGGTCATCGACACGATGGACCGCCTGTTTATCACGCACATCCACGCCACAATTCCGGACGCGGATGCGTATTTTCCGGAAATTAATTCCGATATTTGGGTCGTTGAGGCCCGCTCGGGCGTCCTGCAGGATGCCGAATCCGGGCTCGCATACGAGTTCGTGACCTACGTCCGGCGGTAG
- a CDS encoding thymidylate synthase yields MKQYLDLLQEIMDHGVVKHDRTGVGTKSVFGHQMRFDLSQGFPLLTTKKVHLKSIIYELLWFIAGDTNIKYLKDHGVSIWDEWADENGDLGPVYGHQWRSWPAPDGRSIDQLSQVIDQIRRNPDSRRMIVTAWNPGEVDKMALPPCHCLFQFYVAEGKLSCQLYQRSADTFLGVPFNIASYALLTMMIAQSCGLQPGEFIHTTGDTHIYLNHFDQVREQLSREPRPLPVMKLNPDVKSVFDFTYEDFTLEGYDPWPAIKAPVAV; encoded by the coding sequence ATGAAGCAGTATCTCGACCTTCTCCAGGAAATCATGGACCACGGCGTGGTCAAGCACGACCGCACCGGGGTGGGGACGAAGAGCGTCTTCGGCCACCAGATGCGCTTCGACCTGTCGCAGGGTTTCCCCCTGCTGACCACGAAGAAAGTGCACCTCAAGTCCATCATCTACGAGTTGCTCTGGTTCATCGCCGGCGACACCAACATCAAGTATCTCAAGGACCACGGCGTCTCCATCTGGGACGAGTGGGCCGATGAGAACGGCGACCTGGGCCCGGTCTACGGGCACCAGTGGCGCAGCTGGCCCGCCCCCGACGGGCGGAGCATCGACCAGCTCTCGCAGGTGATCGACCAGATCCGCCGCAACCCCGACTCCCGGCGCATGATCGTCACCGCCTGGAATCCCGGCGAGGTGGACAAGATGGCCCTGCCGCCGTGCCACTGCCTGTTCCAGTTCTACGTGGCCGAAGGCAAGCTCTCCTGCCAGCTCTACCAGCGGAGCGCGGACACCTTCCTGGGCGTCCCGTTCAACATCGCCTCCTACGCCCTCCTGACGATGATGATCGCCCAGAGCTGCGGCCTGCAGCCGGGCGAGTTCATCCACACCACGGGCGATACGCACATCTACCTCAACCACTTCGACCAGGTGCGCGAGCAGCTCTCCCGCGAGCCGCGCCCGCTGCCGGTGATGAAGCTCAATCCCGACGTGAAGAGCGTGTTCGACTTCACCTACGAGGACTTCACCCTGGAGGGCTACGACCCCTGGCCGGCCATCAAGGCTCCGGTCGCGGTATGA
- a CDS encoding aldose 1-epimerase — protein sequence MAINRKLWGRTPDGKPIYKYTLTNASGASVVLGSIGAAIVSVNVPDKDGKLGDVALGYGKAESYFGDGPYLGKVPGRFANRIAKGKFTLDGKAYSVPVNCGPNHLHGGPDGFSNQVWESRKRKGGVEFKYVSADGEMGFPGQVVVVARYEWSEENELRLTFSAKSDRRTVINLTNHAYFNLNCGGSVLRQYLKLNCSEYLPTDPTLIPLGDPEPVAGTPMDFLNGKTLGRDIKKDFPALNYGKGYDACFVIDGYRKGQLNEAAELWSKTTGRTLKIFTTQPGLQVYTGNWLAGCPQGKRGRIYHDYDGVALECQHFPDSPNRPEYPSTVLAPGKNYHEAIIFAFGVRK from the coding sequence ATGGCAATCAACAGAAAACTCTGGGGCAGGACCCCCGACGGCAAACCCATCTACAAGTACACCCTGACCAATGCCAGCGGCGCCTCCGTGGTGCTGGGCAGCATCGGCGCAGCCATCGTGAGCGTCAACGTCCCCGACAAGGACGGCAAGCTCGGCGACGTCGCCCTCGGATACGGCAAGGCCGAGAGCTATTTCGGCGACGGTCCCTACCTGGGCAAGGTCCCCGGCCGCTTCGCCAACCGCATCGCCAAGGGAAAGTTCACCCTCGACGGCAAGGCCTACAGCGTCCCCGTCAACTGCGGTCCCAACCACCTGCACGGCGGCCCCGACGGCTTCTCCAACCAGGTCTGGGAGTCCCGCAAGCGCAAGGGCGGCGTGGAGTTCAAATATGTGTCCGCCGACGGCGAAATGGGCTTCCCCGGCCAGGTCGTGGTCGTGGCGCGCTATGAGTGGAGCGAGGAGAACGAGCTCCGCCTCACCTTCAGCGCCAAGTCCGACCGCCGCACGGTGATCAACCTCACCAACCACGCCTATTTCAACCTCAACTGCGGCGGCTCCGTCCTCCGCCAGTACCTGAAGCTCAACTGCTCCGAATATCTCCCGACCGACCCGACGCTCATCCCGCTGGGCGATCCGGAGCCCGTCGCGGGCACCCCGATGGACTTCCTCAACGGCAAGACCCTCGGCCGCGACATCAAGAAGGATTTCCCGGCCCTCAACTACGGCAAGGGCTATGACGCCTGCTTCGTGATCGACGGCTACCGCAAGGGCCAGCTCAACGAAGCCGCCGAGCTGTGGTCCAAGACCACCGGCCGCACCCTCAAGATCTTCACGACCCAGCCGGGCCTGCAGGTCTACACCGGCAACTGGCTCGCCGGCTGCCCGCAGGGCAAGCGCGGCCGCATCTACCACGACTACGACGGCGTGGCGCTGGAGTGCCAGCACTTCCCGGACAGCCCCAACCGTCCGGAGTACCCGTCCACCGTCCTGGCGCCGGGCAAGAACTACCACGAGGCCATCATCTTCGCATTCGGCGTCCGGAAGTAA
- a CDS encoding Thiol-disulfide isomerase or thioredoxin, whose protein sequence is MKGRVLIPLMLLAALLPAGCRRAAQAPAAPRLRAFPYPEIPAVYVDAAERQDWFLDHFWDPFFAGDGPCDTGAVLGVPYHEVEMQVASYAGLLQQLPLPDAQRKMQHFFAQVEQRQAADTASRVFLQMEEIVSRYLYDPNSPVRDEDLYLPYVEGLARSRFTREEARPGYAYQRRMCALAPVGSVAPDFRFTDARGRSRRLHDVRARATLLFFSNPGCHACKEIIDALQAVPGIEGRIRRGAFAVVNVYIDEDLAAWRAYEPNYPRSWLCGYDPDGLVRSDRIYNVRAIPSLYLLDADKRILMKDAPVERVVSWLQNRQNQ, encoded by the coding sequence ATGAAAGGAAGGGTCCTCATACCGCTGATGTTGCTGGCCGCGCTGCTGCCGGCGGGCTGCCGCCGGGCCGCGCAGGCCCCCGCCGCCCCGCGGCTCCGCGCCTTCCCGTATCCCGAGATCCCGGCCGTCTATGTCGACGCCGCCGAGCGCCAGGACTGGTTCCTGGACCATTTCTGGGATCCTTTCTTCGCCGGCGACGGCCCCTGCGACACGGGCGCCGTGCTGGGCGTCCCCTACCACGAAGTGGAGATGCAGGTCGCGTCCTACGCAGGGCTCCTGCAGCAGCTCCCGCTCCCGGACGCGCAGCGCAAGATGCAGCATTTCTTCGCGCAGGTCGAGCAGCGGCAGGCCGCCGACACGGCCTCGCGCGTCTTCCTGCAGATGGAGGAGATCGTCTCCCGCTATCTCTACGACCCCAATTCGCCCGTCCGCGACGAGGACCTCTACCTCCCGTATGTGGAGGGACTGGCCCGGTCCCGCTTCACGCGGGAGGAGGCCCGGCCGGGCTACGCATACCAGCGCCGGATGTGCGCGCTCGCGCCGGTCGGCTCCGTGGCCCCGGACTTCCGTTTCACGGACGCCCGCGGCCGCTCCCGCCGCCTCCACGACGTCAGGGCCCGCGCCACCCTGCTCTTCTTCAGCAACCCCGGCTGCCACGCCTGCAAGGAGATCATCGACGCCCTGCAGGCCGTTCCCGGGATCGAGGGGCGCATCCGCCGGGGCGCCTTCGCCGTCGTCAACGTCTACATCGACGAAGACCTCGCCGCCTGGCGCGCCTACGAACCCAACTATCCCCGCTCGTGGCTCTGCGGCTACGATCCCGACGGGCTGGTCCGCTCCGACCGCATCTACAACGTCCGGGCGATCCCGTCGCTGTACCTGCTGGACGCTGACAAGCGGATCCTGATGAAGGACGCCCCCGTGGAGCGGGTCGTTTCCTGGCTGCAAAACCGACAAAACCAATAA
- a CDS encoding Lysophospholipase L1 — protein MKKIFLFLCFCALSLSACSQPNDWVTTWATALQIAEPHNRPPQPGLEGNSFRQIVQVSVGGTDIRLRLSNIFNETETEILGVEIARAATMGASPETVPGSSVALTFDGARGVTMAPGAEAVSDPVRFALAPRENLAITIHYGKVSDLPLTSHPGSRTTSYIALGDTEDFSAPAAATAHWYTISAIDVVPVRKSAAICVLGDSITDGRGTTTDGQDRWTDQLSRSLLEDPRTRDLSVLNFGLGGNCVLRGGLGPTGESRYMRDLFGQCGVKYVILFEGTNDLGSGRPGAEIAEDIQAVWTRIAEEAHARGIKVIGATVTPAKGSFYEHDGNGEHEKGRQLLNAWIRTSEVFDGVIDFAAMVASADDPDRLDPAYLFENDWLHLNAKGYEVMGRGVDRSLFY, from the coding sequence ATGAAAAAGATCTTCCTCTTCCTTTGCTTCTGCGCGCTCTCACTGAGCGCCTGCTCGCAGCCCAACGACTGGGTCACCACCTGGGCCACCGCCCTCCAGATTGCAGAACCCCACAACCGTCCGCCCCAGCCCGGCTTGGAAGGCAACTCCTTCCGGCAGATCGTGCAGGTGTCGGTCGGCGGCACGGACATCCGCCTGCGCCTGTCCAATATTTTCAATGAGACCGAAACCGAGATTCTCGGCGTGGAGATCGCCCGCGCCGCGACGATGGGTGCCAGCCCGGAGACCGTGCCCGGCAGCAGCGTCGCGCTGACCTTCGACGGCGCGCGCGGCGTCACGATGGCGCCCGGCGCCGAGGCCGTCTCCGACCCGGTCCGCTTCGCGCTCGCCCCGCGCGAGAACCTCGCCATCACCATCCATTACGGCAAGGTCTCCGACCTGCCGCTGACCAGCCATCCCGGCTCCCGGACCACGTCCTACATCGCCCTGGGCGACACGGAGGACTTCAGCGCCCCGGCCGCCGCGACGGCGCACTGGTACACCATCAGCGCCATCGACGTGGTGCCGGTGCGCAAGAGCGCGGCCATCTGCGTGCTCGGCGATTCCATCACGGACGGACGCGGCACCACCACCGACGGCCAGGACCGCTGGACCGACCAGCTCTCCCGCTCCCTGCTGGAGGATCCCCGCACCCGCGACCTCTCTGTGCTGAATTTCGGCCTGGGAGGCAACTGCGTGCTGCGCGGCGGCCTCGGCCCCACGGGCGAGAGCCGCTACATGCGTGACCTCTTCGGCCAGTGCGGCGTCAAATACGTGATCCTCTTCGAGGGGACCAATGACCTCGGCAGCGGCCGTCCCGGCGCCGAGATCGCCGAAGACATCCAGGCCGTCTGGACCCGGATCGCCGAGGAGGCGCATGCCCGCGGCATCAAGGTCATCGGCGCCACGGTCACGCCCGCCAAGGGCAGTTTCTACGAGCATGACGGCAACGGCGAGCACGAGAAGGGCCGCCAGCTGCTCAACGCCTGGATCCGCACGAGCGAGGTCTTCGACGGCGTCATCGACTTCGCGGCGATGGTCGCCTCCGCGGACGACCCAGACCGGCTCGATCCTGCCTACCTCTTCGAGAACGACTGGCTGCACCTCAATGCCAAGGGCTATGAGGTGATGGGCCGCGGCGTCGACCGCTCGCTCTTCTATTAA
- a CDS encoding alpha-glucuronidase, whose product MHRSLFLTVLAGAALMAACQKPVPATQDGTDLWLAAGRPYGEVLASVQTAVDPALPAEGYHIYDADGARHIDAGSEAGLRYGVYALQRAEVLGQAGPGIDVQEAPYYNLRLLNHWDNLDDTVERGYAGKSMWEWTSPDIPEARIRHYAELCASVGINGSVLNNVNANPLILDAEHIARVAKIAAILREYGIKTYLSIKWTSPIALSGLKSGDPLDRKVRKWWQDKAAEIYAAIPDFGGFLVKANSEGQAGPQDYGRTHADGANMLGEALAPYGGIVMWRAFVYSPTSPDRANQAVEEFLPLDGQFADNVIVQIKNGPIDFQPREPFSPLFGKLHDTQMMMEFQITQEYLGFSNHLAYHGTTWEECLDADTYRDGAGSTVAKMVTAIAGVANTGQDPNFCGYVFAQANWYAYGRLAWNPELGAEEIADEWVRQTFLRPDGMSEAAFSARFVAPVRDMLMASREAVVNYEMPLGLHHLFGGTHYGPMPWERLARPDWTPAYYHKADSAGIGFDRTRGGSDNVSQYNEPLASQFDDVATCPEELLLWFHHLPWDYRMKSGRTLWDEICLHYDAGVRQVEAFRRTWAGLEPYVAPALFAETAARLEIQQHDAEWWRDACVGYFQTFSQRPLPQEALPLGLPVDSLLFKVLRSDGLGMPVHDADRRPVLVDFRNFRRPQ is encoded by the coding sequence ATGCATAGATCCTTGTTCCTGACAGTCCTGGCAGGCGCGGCCCTCATGGCCGCTTGCCAGAAACCCGTCCCCGCCACGCAGGACGGCACCGACCTCTGGCTCGCCGCCGGACGCCCCTACGGGGAGGTCCTCGCCTCCGTGCAGACCGCCGTCGATCCGGCCCTGCCCGCGGAGGGCTACCACATCTATGACGCGGACGGCGCCCGCCATATCGACGCCGGATCCGAGGCGGGCCTGCGCTACGGCGTCTACGCCCTGCAGCGCGCCGAGGTGCTCGGCCAGGCCGGGCCCGGCATCGACGTGCAGGAGGCCCCCTACTACAATCTCCGCCTGCTCAACCACTGGGACAACCTGGACGACACCGTCGAGCGCGGCTACGCCGGCAAATCGATGTGGGAGTGGACCTCGCCCGACATCCCCGAGGCGCGCATCCGGCACTACGCCGAGCTCTGCGCCTCCGTGGGCATCAACGGCTCGGTCCTCAACAACGTCAACGCCAATCCGCTGATCCTCGACGCGGAGCACATCGCCCGCGTGGCGAAGATCGCCGCGATCCTGCGCGAATACGGCATCAAGACCTACCTCTCCATCAAGTGGACCAGCCCCATCGCCCTGAGCGGCCTGAAGAGCGGCGATCCGCTGGACCGCAAGGTCCGCAAATGGTGGCAGGACAAGGCCGCCGAGATCTACGCCGCCATCCCTGACTTCGGTGGTTTCCTGGTCAAGGCCAACTCCGAAGGCCAGGCCGGTCCGCAGGACTACGGCCGCACCCACGCCGACGGCGCCAACATGCTCGGCGAAGCCCTCGCCCCCTATGGCGGCATCGTGATGTGGCGCGCCTTCGTCTACAGCCCCACCAGCCCCGACCGGGCCAACCAGGCCGTCGAGGAGTTCCTGCCGCTGGACGGCCAATTCGCGGACAACGTGATCGTCCAGATCAAGAACGGCCCCATCGACTTCCAGCCGCGCGAGCCGTTCAGCCCGCTCTTCGGCAAGCTGCACGACACGCAGATGATGATGGAGTTCCAGATCACCCAGGAGTACCTGGGCTTCTCCAACCACCTGGCCTACCACGGCACCACCTGGGAGGAGTGCCTGGACGCCGACACCTACCGTGACGGCGCCGGCTCCACCGTGGCCAAGATGGTCACCGCCATCGCCGGCGTGGCCAACACGGGCCAGGATCCCAACTTCTGCGGCTATGTCTTCGCGCAGGCCAACTGGTACGCCTACGGCCGCCTGGCCTGGAATCCCGAACTCGGCGCGGAAGAGATCGCCGACGAGTGGGTCCGCCAGACCTTCCTGCGGCCGGACGGCATGTCCGAGGCCGCCTTCTCGGCCCGCTTCGTCGCGCCGGTGCGCGACATGCTGATGGCCTCGCGCGAGGCCGTGGTCAACTACGAGATGCCGCTCGGCCTGCACCACCTCTTCGGCGGCACGCACTACGGCCCGATGCCCTGGGAGCGCCTTGCGCGGCCCGACTGGACGCCGGCCTATTACCACAAGGCTGACTCCGCGGGCATCGGCTTCGACCGCACCCGCGGCGGCTCCGACAACGTCAGCCAGTACAACGAGCCGCTCGCCTCGCAATTCGACGACGTGGCGACCTGCCCGGAGGAGCTGCTCCTCTGGTTCCACCACCTGCCGTGGGACTACCGGATGAAGTCCGGCCGCACGCTGTGGGACGAGATCTGCCTGCACTACGACGCCGGCGTGCGCCAGGTTGAGGCGTTCCGCCGGACCTGGGCGGGGCTGGAGCCGTACGTGGCTCCAGCGCTCTTCGCCGAGACGGCCGCCAGGCTCGAGATCCAGCAGCATGACGCCGAATGGTGGCGCGACGCCTGCGTGGGCTATTTCCAGACCTTCTCGCAGCGCCCGCTGCCGCAGGAGGCCCTTCCGCTCGGGCTGCCGGTCGACTCGCTCCTCTTCAAGGTCCTCCGCTCCGACGGGCTCGGCATGCCGGTCCATGACGCCGACCGCCGCCCGGTCCTGGTCGATTTCCGCAATTTCCGCCGTCCCCAATAA
- a CDS encoding WD40-like Beta Propeller Repeat, which translates to MRYKTLFILLLAAACLSLQGCGDRENATAVAGSEGPLVIYPDYKEVTVPANIAPLNFRYAMKGVRKASTTFTVDGRSVTIKGAEVEWRVGPWKAFLADAAGKTIQVEASAEVEGKPVSDSWRIYVSEDPVDGFLTYRLIEPSYQMFNEVSIVERCVENFDEVVICDYKHTDNACMNCHVHGQSRGDYSLYYIRGPHGGAILNKDGELRKLTLNAQGMLSGTVYGELHPSGRFGVFSTNIIIPSFHSLAGERMEVYDTASDLTVADFDNNLMVNDPHVARADKFETFPCFSADGEAVYYCVADTLPVPQEIQKVKYDLVRAAFDTATGHISTQADTVWSARAHDASACHPKASPDGRWMMFSAANYGTFPLFHTECTLQLMDLLTGETRALTEIKGDKSDSYHSWSSNSRWFVFASKRGDGQYGKPYFCHLDADGRTTKPFVLPQKSSRFYGYNLKSFNVPDLGDSSSGMTVRDARRMFKSPSEPFKQAE; encoded by the coding sequence ATGAGATACAAGACCCTATTCATTTTGCTCCTCGCGGCGGCCTGCCTGTCGCTGCAGGGTTGCGGCGACCGCGAGAACGCCACGGCCGTGGCGGGCAGCGAAGGCCCCCTGGTGATTTATCCGGACTACAAGGAAGTGACCGTCCCGGCCAACATCGCGCCGCTGAACTTCCGCTATGCGATGAAGGGCGTCCGCAAGGCGAGCACGACCTTCACCGTGGACGGCCGTTCCGTCACGATCAAGGGCGCCGAAGTGGAATGGCGCGTAGGCCCCTGGAAGGCCTTCCTGGCCGACGCGGCCGGCAAGACCATCCAGGTCGAGGCCTCGGCCGAGGTCGAGGGCAAGCCGGTCAGCGACAGCTGGCGGATCTATGTCAGCGAAGACCCCGTCGACGGCTTCCTGACCTACCGCCTCATCGAGCCGTCCTACCAGATGTTCAATGAAGTGTCCATCGTGGAGCGCTGCGTCGAGAATTTTGACGAAGTCGTCATCTGCGACTACAAGCATACCGACAACGCTTGCATGAACTGCCACGTCCACGGCCAGTCGCGCGGCGACTATTCCCTCTACTACATCCGCGGCCCGCACGGCGGCGCCATCCTCAACAAGGACGGCGAGCTCCGCAAGCTGACGCTCAACGCGCAGGGCATGCTCTCCGGCACCGTCTACGGCGAACTGCACCCGTCCGGCCGATTCGGCGTCTTCTCGACCAACATCATCATCCCGAGCTTCCACTCCCTGGCGGGCGAACGGATGGAGGTCTACGACACGGCCTCCGACCTCACGGTCGCGGATTTCGACAACAACCTGATGGTTAATGACCCGCATGTCGCGCGGGCCGACAAGTTCGAGACCTTCCCGTGCTTCTCCGCCGACGGCGAGGCCGTCTATTATTGCGTAGCCGACACCCTGCCGGTCCCGCAGGAGATCCAGAAGGTCAAATACGACCTGGTGCGCGCCGCCTTCGACACGGCTACGGGCCACATTTCCACGCAGGCGGACACCGTCTGGAGCGCCCGCGCGCACGACGCCTCGGCCTGCCACCCCAAGGCCTCGCCGGACGGCCGCTGGATGATGTTCAGCGCGGCCAACTACGGCACCTTCCCGCTCTTCCACACGGAATGCACCCTGCAGCTGATGGACCTGCTGACGGGCGAGACCCGCGCGCTGACCGAGATTAAGGGCGACAAGTCCGACAGCTACCACAGCTGGTCCTCCAACAGCCGCTGGTTCGTGTTCGCCAGCAAGCGCGGCGACGGCCAGTACGGCAAGCCCTACTTCTGCCACCTCGACGCGGACGGCCGCACGACCAAGCCGTTCGTCCTCCCGCAGAAGAGCTCCCGCTTCTATGGCTACAACCTCAAGTCGTTCAACGTTCCGGACCTCGGCGACAGCTCCAGCGGCATGACCGTACGGGATGCCAGGCGTATGTTCAAGTCGCCCAGCGAGCCTTTTAAACAAGCTGAATAA